A stretch of DNA from Vulpes lagopus strain Blue_001 chromosome 12, ASM1834538v1, whole genome shotgun sequence:
ACTCCACGCCTCAGGGGGCTAGAGCAGGTTTTTTTCAGCCTTGGCTCTATTTACATTGTGGTCTAGGTAATTCTTTGCTGTGGGCCTTCCTTTGCAGGGTGTTTAGCAGCAATTCGGTCTCTGCCCGTTAGGTGTCAGTAGCGCTTGCCCAGTTGTGACGAAAAGGTCTCCAGACCAGGCCAAAAGTCCCTGGTTGACATTGCTCCAGGTTGAGAAGCACTAGCTTAATGTATTTTCCATTTGCTATCACAAATTGCCACTCATAATGCACAGTTTGAATAAGTGCTCAAGTTGCcaagaaaatcaaaattaatattaatgGTAAGATGGAtgcaaatacaaaatcaatgctagtgttttaaaaaaaaatcaagttagcAGTGTTTATTACTGATTTTAGTGCCAGTTGCCCTGAATAAAGCCGGATCTTATTTGTGATAGAGTCGCTCATACTTCTTACAATCACTGTGTCACTAACCACCCCCATACCTCCTTTTAAAAGTCGGTGTTCTCTTGGATCCCACAACACTgaacttccttttttctcccgtttctttgaccatttttatccattcctcaTCACTTCTTTCCCCAAGCGCTAGTATTTTCCATTCCATACTATTTCCTTTGGAACATATGAATGGCTCCCATGCCTTTAAAGATCATATTTTCATATCTGACTTTCAAATAGATTCCACaaattcatttattgtttttttttttaagattttatttgtttattcatgagagacacacacacagagagagagagagagagagagagagagagaggcagagacacaggcagagggagaagcaggctccatgcagggagcccgacctgggacttaatcccgggtctccaggatcacgccctgggctgaaagcggcgctgaactgctgagccacctgggctgccctcatttattCTCTTATTCAAGAACTGTATTCCCAAATGCCCCCTAAATATAAACAGATAATATATGAACTATAAACTCAAATTCCTTTACTTGTTGTGTTTTCCCTTCCTGTTCACTATTTCCAAATGCCACCACAAAAACCACTGTTCTGCATATGTCTTCTACTCTTTTCATGGCACCACCGTCCCTAGTATTTTCAGAAACTTGGCATCACCTATGAattgcctccttttctctccaccCATAAGACTCTAGCCTATTAACTCTGTTGAGGACAGAAACTATGTCTTTtgcattaattttccttttagcattttgTTCAATCTCTTGCATATAGAAAAgtctcaatatttattgaacagataTAACTTGAGACATGTGGTTACTAGAAGTAAATCTAGGCTAAGCTACTCCCCTTTATGCAGTAAAACTAAGCCCTTTCTACCCTCTTATCATACTACAGATGCAGATGTGCTGCTCACTGAAGTTCAAGTTTCCCATGTTAACCAAAAGATGTatgttcacaaaataaaatttcttagtgCCTCCAAAGTGCTAGTTGCTTACACAGGTTCTGTGAATGAAAAGTAattaactgggatccctgggtggcgcagtggtttggcgcttgcctttggcccagggcgtgatcctggagacccgggatcgaatcccacatcaggctcccagtgcatggagcctgcttctccctctgcctatgtgtctctctctctctctctctctctctctctctgtgactatcataaataaataaaaattaaaaaaaaattaaaaaaaaaaaagaaaagtaattaactttgaggcttttaaaattaccttttataTACCCATTTCTTTGATGATCACTtattcaaaaccattttttttttgcaaattcatTTTTGGCAGTAGGCTTCTATAAAGGATGGATGATATGATAGTCAATATGCTTCTACAAATACCATTAAGTTTTCAAAATTTCAGGCCACAATATGGTCATAATGAAAAGAAGGCAAATGGCAAACATTCTAGACTGTTGCTCCTTTAGgagatttttcttttgacataGTAATgcaataatttaaatttctgatttgAATCAATAGGGATAGGTGTGAGAAGCAAGATGGAACAGGATGAAGGTACAGAGTGTTATATAAAGACTCCCTCATGTAacatcttgaagaaaaaaatattttcaaaagaacattTGAAATAATACTCTTGAGATGAAACTTTGGCTTTTAGGGAATACAAGTCCCATATTTAGAGCTCTTTGTCACAAATTCCAAACACTCAGATTTATATAAATCGTACCCTTTGCACAAGAGTTGATATGCATTCTTCTGCCTTATGAGAAcactttcggggatccctgggtggctcagcggtttagcgcctgcctttggcccagggtgtgatcctggagtcccggaatggggtcctgcattgggctccctgcagggagcttctccctctgcctatgtctctgcctctctctctctctctgtgtctctcatgaataaataaataaaatcttaaaaaagagagagagaacgcttTCATTATGAATAAGATATGCATCCTTAAATCCATTTTTAGGGTAAATTAAACTGCACTCTCACTTTTTAACTAACAGATTCTTGATTGGATGGCTTTAAGAACAGTcttctctgatgaataaaatatatgagcACGTTGAAGTATGGATTTAGGAATTACTACTAGAATTGAAGAGTATTATTTAATGCCTATGAATTAAAAAGCATGGCCTATTAAATCTTCTCTTGCCATTTGACAAGGAAGATCCTATGGctacttttaaaactcaaaattaaaagaaatacttatttgTAATATAACAACTtctggtttcattttgttttatttgaaatagtTATAGTTGgtttttacatctattttttaataaagcttaCTTATAAGGTTAATGCTGGAAAACTGTGGGAAGAGGATAATGGCTAGAAAAAGACAAGGTTAATATCCTCTTTCTCCGTAGTTCTCTGAAAAGTAGGCTGTTATTAAGAAACACTAACAGGAGTTCTTTTCAGGATCTGATGTGCCAAGGTGAAGCCAGGCCTTTTCTAATAgtggattttaattttaaataggaaGGCATCTGGAAATGTTGAAGACATTTGACTCCTTGCAAGTGTACAGGTCCTAACAAGCCTCCTGTGTTACAGACAAATCCTAAAATCATAGACTGCCATGGAAGAAGGTAGAAAACTAACAGTCCATGAGCAGGGGAGGCATGTTACCACACCAAAAGCGTGAACAAAGTGGATTTTTCTACCTGTTTGGGCTGGGCAAATATTATGATTCATTATAAGTTTCCTGTTCTGGTCTAAATATTCTAAAAGTTTAAGTCAGGAAAATAGGGTGCATTCCTTTCATTCTGTAACTGATCTCATTTTCTCTGGGCTCATTTTTATCTGCCTCATTGTCACTCAGAAGAGTCATTTTATCCCTGAGAAGTGCCAATTGACTTTGCAGAATCGGCTTTGTCAGCTAATCCCAGCCTCCTTCTAGTGAGCACCTCCATGTAATCGTAAGGAAGCAAGGTCAAAAGAAACTGTGAAATAAGGACATTTCCTATATCTGGCATTTCTCCTGACTGTTGGGCAAGCACTTCTTAGCGCCTCAGGGCCCACGGCATTTAGAGCTACCCCTCTCGGATGATGATCCTCGACCTCTCCCACGCACAGTGCCCCAATATTGTGTAAGGATGTAGGCTTGGTCCTGACTCACAGAGTTGAGGTTGATTTGTATCCTGTGAGTCATCTGTACCACTTCCTGTTGGCACATTGGAGATTTCATTGAAACACAATCTCTGAAAGGTGAAGAAGGCAGAGAGATGTAGAAGTGTGCTTCAAATTCCTCAAACGCATTTGGAAATTTGACAGGAATAATGGCCTATAGAGGAATTTTGACTTTTATTGCATTATTGAAACAGAGTTTCAACAGCCAATTTTGAGTTTATAGGTCATTCCCCCATACCACCTTGCACACAATTCCTCTATACTGTAGTTATTAATGTGGAGCTTGCCACCAGGCCTGTTTTCTGACACATGGACACTATCCAAAATCCTTAATATCATAGTGAATAATGTTTTTAGCAGGGACCCATGGTTGAGGATCAAAAATCTCAGATATAATATTTGCAATTGAATCATAGACCATTATTGTTCAAATAACACTAAAGTCATGAAAAAAAACCTGTAAGATtaaggaaatatatgtatatgactTTACCATATATTCCTTGCctgtatgattttaaaatagtgaGTAGTGATTCTTAAGGGTGATGAGGTGGTGGGTATCAGAATTTTCCATGGGTTGACTCTGAATATTTTGATCAGCTCCATCTACTGTTTTACTTGAGTTTGCAAGGGCCTGGGGCAGAGATGAAGTTGATGGAAGTTTGAGAATCACTCTTAAAGCAATAGCTGTGCAGAGGGGTGCAAGATTTAAAACTGATTTTGCTATTCTATTGGTCATGTACATCCACGATGGAACTGCGGCTTTTCATTtgagggaaatatttaaaattatttacagtTTCATCTGTAAAAGACCCGGATGTTGAATTCATGCAGCCAGTCTCATGGAAACCACCCCCAAGCCATGGACGATGTCCAAGAGAGCGTCACAGGTTAGGAGAGCCCAGTTTTTGTGGAGGCACACCCTGCACTGAACATTCTTTAATTCACAAAGAAATGTTTCATCTGTGGCTTGACCAGGTGGAACCAGTGGGAAAGCTAACAAACactaaaaaccttaaaaaaaaaaaagatgaagaagcaaCAGCCCAAAACAATTAGCTGAATTCTGTCATAATTGCAGGTTGCCATTGTCAGCAAATCCAAACAGGAAAGGCTAGTATCTGATTTCCACAAGAGATAGAGAAATGAGCTTCACAGGTGTGTTTGCACCGTAGCCTGGGCTGGCAGGAGAATTTCTAATGTTTTCGCCAAATCCTTCTTCAGTTGGAGAAGCGTGAAGGCATAGGAATGTCAGGATGTTAAAACATGCATCTAGAGCCCCAGCTGGTGTTGAGCGGATGGTGTAAGTCAAAGGGTTTAAGTCTTCGATCGAGAAAGTGCAAGGCCGAATTATATTGAGAAGTAGAACAAAATTGGCTTGGATGAGAATCTATCCTACTCTCCATAAAAAGCTTCATAGACAAAGTcatctttttctatctctgttcACCTGACAATGAAATACGAActttaacctttttttctttttgtcatttaagaaagatgattatttttttccctttaagactGATGGAAGCAGTATATGTTATAGGAGAAatatggggtggggaggagatcTAAACTTTTCCAAGTCATACTGTCAAATCAATGAAAGATTATGAGACTTGCTGTCCAAAGATAGATTCCTGACTCTTATTTTCTGAGGTCAATACATACTTGGTCTTGGACAAGACAATTTAATTGCACTGAGGTTGGGGTTAACAACTAGTTCACAGGATTGTTCTAAGGGTCAAGTTTGAAACATTATGAAATTATGAGCTATGATGCTGATGTATAATTTAGTTTTTAGCACCTCAGTAATATGCAATATGCTTAACATATACACGTCCCTTCtgattgagaaaaaataaaacaaaatcctttatTTTGTGGATTCAGACACACTAAAATACCCAATTACAAAGAGATTTGTAATCTTGTTACAGACCAGTAGAGGGAACTACCCGCATACACTGCTAAAACTAGAGGCCCAATCAGATCATGAGTCTTATGGAACATTTGTGGGAGTCTCTGGTATGTtaagcattttgaaaaaatatcattTCCATTTAATTCAACGCCCAAACTCTGTAAGGTagaggaaactgagatccagagaagGTAATTAATTCTTCCAAAATCACATAATGCAAGCTTTCTCCCAAGATTGCCTTTCCATCATACTCTGTTGTCTTCCTATGGTATTAAATTACCCTGCTTCAATTATATTTACCCTGGTTTGTTTGTATAATGGCCATTATACTCCAGTATTATTGCCCATTTCCAAGTTCTATAATGTGGCCCATTAACAACATTGCTACTCACTCTTGCGAAAGTTAGTTTAACTCTTTCTAAGTCTCAGTTTTTTCTCATGTCTGGTGCGGTTAACAGTCACTGactggattaaatgagataatatagataaaaaggataagaaccacaCCTGTATATAGTCGGTGTTCacgaaatgtttttttttttttctttttttaaagcttttatttacttattcatgagagacacagagaggcagagacacaggcagagggaaaagcaggctccctggggagcccgatgtgggactcgatcccaggaccccggggtcatgacctgagccaaaggcagacactcaaccactgagccacccaggtgcccagaaattaatattctattgtgACCTCAAGATGAATAGTTATTAATGGTTTAATACATTTTCCCCTTCAGATAGAAttctaattttatgaaaattttcaaggaGATAAGAAAAAGATGACAATCAACTGAAGAATTTGGGTATTATAGCAGAGATAATGAGGAAAGTACTGTTAGATAAGCATGTTCACGAAATGTTAACTGCTGCCAACTACTGCAACTAATGCTTCCACCACTGTTAGTATTTATATAACAGTTACTCATATTGACCAGAAAGAGGGGTGAAGTGCAAGTGCCCAGCCCCTAAACAGAAGCAGTCAGGAAACATCCATGCAATTAGAAGGATTCTTCTTATGCTTTCAGGCAATTCAGAAATTACTTGAGTCATTCTGGAGcctattttccaatatttatcTTTCAAGTGGTGAGCACATGATAAAACACCTCATTCAAGCTTTTACTGGGCTGACAGAAACTGGGTCCTGGGGCTTAGTGGTTCATGTAGCATGGACCTTCATTCCCATCTTAGATCTGATCTGACTTAGATTACATTTTGtccattaaaataaacttttgtgtGTAATACAATGCAAAGAGTAACCTGGGCATTTAGATTAATAAGGAACACATTTAAGGTTGAGTCTTGTTTAGTTGTCACTGTAAATGGAAcctgaagctttttattttttattttttatttttttacgattttatttatttatttattcatgagagacacagagagaaagagacagagacacaggcagaggagaagcaggctccctgtgaggagcctgatgtgggacttgatctgggactccaggatcacgccctgagccaaggacagatgctcaatcactgagccacccagtgtccctacTGAGCCCTTCCCTTGAAGCATTGCTCTGAATACATCATGGGGCAAAATAGTGAAAATTCTACAAGTTCAATTGCTAAGCTTAGCAATAGCAAACTTCAAAATCAGATCTTTGCCATTTAGAGCAGGTCAAATCTGTAACTAGGAATATTATGCCAAGGTTTTCACCCTTGGACAGGGAGTTGGGGggacatttattttcaattatgtgactgttaaaaaaaattatgtgactgtttcctttttttatttttttattttttaaaagatttaattagttaattaattattttatatatatatatgtttttattgaagtttgatttgccaagatatggtataatacccagtgctcatccggtcaagtgcccttcacccagtcatcCTATCCCCCCGCCAGGCTCCCCTTCcgctactccttgttcatttcccaaagttaggagtctctcatgttttgtctccctttctaatttttcccactcattttccctcctttcccctataatccctttcactatttcttatattccccgtatgagacAATTATGTGCCTGTTTTCacaaattagtttattttattgttttgatggATTGAGTTCTTGAAATAATTGAAACAACCCTATTGTACTGTGGTTACATGGAAATCTgatcaaattttttttccttgaagcactgtttatatatttggttttccCCCATAAATAGGTTTCCATCTTCTCCAAGCGGTTCTCAGCACCACTGTGATTCCTTCCTGCATGCCGGGAGAATCCGAAGATAATTGCACAGCATTAGGTAAGCCGCTTTGCCAGCATTGCACCAGAGGGtcacaggttcttttttttttttttttatgtttttattggagttcaatttgccgacatatagcataacacccagtgctcatcccgtcaagtgtccccctcaatgcccgtcgcccagtcaccccaaccccccacccacctccctttccactgtcccttgttcgtttcccagagttaggagtctctcatgttctgtctccctcactgatattttcactcattttctctcctttccctttcactattatttacattccccaaatgaacgagaccatataatgtttgtccttctccgattgacttacttcactcagcataacaccctccggttccatccacgttgaagcaaatggtgggtatttgtcgttcctaatggctgaggaatatcccattgtatacatagaccacatcttccttatccatcatctttcgatggacaccgaggctccttccacagtttggctattgtggacattgctgctagaaacatcggggtgcaggtgtcccggcgtttcttGGCCTCACAGGTTCTTAATGGAAATGTACCCAAAGACGAATATGTGACACTGTAGAGAAAAGAGGGGGATAGCCGCTGTGTTAAAATCATTTGTTTACACcctggaaaaataatataaaagaataactGGTGGGAGAGGGACTGGGCATCTAGTTATATAGAAAGATTGGATATTAAAGAGATAGGAAACGATGAAAATCAGATTCTTATTTCTCTTGGTTTTGCTGGGAAACCATTGTTAGAGATTGGATCCCAGGCAAAACAGGAAATTGAAACTTTGTACAAAGTAGATAATCAATATACTTTGTTGCTATTTTTTGGTGAAAGGAACAAAAGATGTCCCTTCTTTCTGGTTACAATATTTGTTCAGAAAGCTTTTatggggggggggatccctgggtggcgcagcggtttggtgcctgcctttggcctagggcgcgatcctggagacccgggatcgaatcccacgtcgggctcccggtgcatggagcctgcttctccctctgcctgtgtctctgcctctctctctctctctctctgtgactatcacaaataaataaaaattaaaaaaaaaaagaaagcttttatgGGGTACTTAATACATATCAAAAACCGCGCTTGGGCATAGGAATACAAAGAGAAGTTATGTGCAGCCTGTTTCTCTTGGGGACCCCTGGAAGGACTCTGGATGTGCTTCAAGAGAGATCTACTTTAGATTCAGCGTCAGTATTGAGTCAAGAGTTATCCCAAGGAACCAGGGTATTTCCCACAACGATTTCACcatctcttcctcttttgttATGCCTCCACTATGTACTtggtttctaaaaaaattttatttaaattcctgttagttaacatacaatgtaatattagtttcaggtgtacaaaatagtgactcaacacttccatacaacaccaaatgctcatcacaagtgccttcctaaTCCCCATCCTGTATTTCACCCATCctcacacccacctcccctctggtgaccatcagtttgttctctgtagttatgAGTCTGTCttggtttatctctttctctctctgtatttttttccctttgctcattggttttgtttcttaaattctgtatatgagcaaaatcatatggtatttgtcctcctctggcttatttcatttagcataatactctctagccccatccatgtcattgcaaatggcaagatttcacttttttatgtctgaataatattccttcaTATATAGATACCACTTGTTAATCCATTCATTGGTTGGTGGATACTTGGTCTTTTTCCAGAGTTTgcctattgtagataatgctgctataaacatcagggtgtggggacgcctggggggctttGTGGTTGAGtggctgtctttggcttggggcatgaccctggggtctgggatcgagtcccgcattgggctccctgcttggagcctgcttctccctctgcctatgtctctgcctctctctctgtgtgtctcatgaataaataaaatcttaaaaaaaaaatcggggtATGTGTACCCCTCTGAGTGGTATTTTTGTTCTCTTGTCCTCCTTCATCATTGGGCTCtctagaagttttttgtttgttttttggagcAGGAGTATTACAATCAAGATGCTACTGTTCGATTATTTCATAAGCATCCTTCACATTTTAGTAATTAAATCATCCTAAAGTGAATTTTACATATAGGCTGCAACACTATTTCTAATGAGGCTTCTATTTTCATTGTTGTATTGTCTAACCCAGGCACCTGTCAATATTTGTCTAGTTCAGTTCTCATGGTTACAGATGTTGGGGAGGCTTTAATTGGTTTCTTTGACGGTAGCCTCAAAAATTTGGGACCACCCACCAAAACATGCATTCCTGGCTTAAAACCCGTTATAGAATTATGCtctctggggacgcctgggagTCTCAgaggttgagagtctgcctttagctcagggcatgatccccgtgTGGGGATCcagtccttcatcgggctccctgcagggagcctgcttctccctctgtctgtgcttcttcatctctctgtgtgtctctcatgaataagtaaataaaatctaaaaaaaaagaaaaaatgctctcTGGAATTAATTAATGGATTCAGTTTGCAATTGATTTTGGAATAATGAAACTGcagaattattttgagatttgaaAAAACATCAGGCAAATTTGGGGTAACTGAGTAACTAAGGATAATAATTTTTGAGTGTCTTAAACTTGTCTTTTCTATCCTTCAAGGTTCTCTTTTGTGACCTAGGTCCCTAggtcttattttgtttgtttagtctGTTGGATATTTTCCTTAGGGGTCAAATGTTTGTTTAGTGGTGTAGAGAATGTCATAACTAGAGGGACTTCTTAGTCCTAAAAATTCTCCTCAACTGATTGGCACCTGACCTGCTTTGCTGGGGTAGCTCAGCATTTATTATGTGAAAGGTTTAAGATTAATGCCTTAAAGAAAGCCGCAGAATATATCCAACTTTCCATTCCCTTCACAGTTCAGATAGAAGACAACCCACGTGTGGCTCAAGTGTCAATAATAAAGTGTGGCTCTGACATGAATGGCTACTGTTTGCATGGACAATGCATCTACCTGGTGGACATGAGTCAAACGTACTGCAGGTAATATggcaaaaaccaacaaaaaccagtgttttttaaaaacttatattctctaatattttttgaagttgACCTATGGGCAGTTTATACATACTATTAGCATGCAGTTATATGCAGTATTATTAAGTGAGTTTTTTAAAGTTAGGGAACAAACGGTAGCTCTCAAATCATACAGATACTTCAGGAGTGCAGACGGGGAAGGGCTTTGATTCTTCCTTCATATTGCCAAAATGGCAGCTCCACTAGATCTCTATATCAACCCCTGTTTTATGAATTCATTGCACTGATTTAGACAAAAGGCAGCTCAAACCTACAAAACTTACAAAGCACCATTGTAGATTGCTGGCCACCGTGCAGCTGAGCTAGCCTGTCCCTTTACCACCACGGTTTAGCTGAGAGCTATGTGGAGCCCTTTATCAAAGCTGGCCCTGCACTTAGGTCAGTCTTTGAAATCCTCTTTACAACTTTTGGCAAACCTGGTTGATTTCTTGCATTACAGTGTGAGATTAgttcttataaaaatgaattcataataataatttcttttttgaataactgatctttttctcatattttcctttagGTGTGAAGTGGGTTACACTGGTGTCCGATGCGAGCACTTCTATTTAACTGTCCAACAGCCCTTGAGCAAAGAATATGTGGCTTTGACTGTGATTCTCATTATCTTGTTTCTTATCATAGTCGCCGGTTCCCTATACTACTTCTGCAGATGGTAAGCCAGTGTTTTTTATACTTTGcatctataaattattttcatgcaATACAGACTTACAAACTGGGTAAAACTATGGACAAAGTATTATTTTAAGGGATAAGATGGACTCTGCACTGACTATATTTACAAAGAAGTTTCAGCAGCAGAATGTGTGGATTAGACTCTACTGTTAGCTCTGCTATTTCTTATCTCTATAACCTTATACTAGTCCAGCTTGGAGTATCAGTTCCTTCCTCTATTGTACACAGATAGAAATCCTCCCCTGCATTAGTGACAGGATCAATATTGAGTGTTATAATACATGTTAAAGAAACCATAGAGCATGATGTCTATGCTATACTCAACcaattgtatttaatttatgAGGTCAAATTTTGTATTTCATAAAAGATGTGCTTTGTAAATTAATAGCCCTAGAGTTTAGGATCTTAAAATTTAAGGCAGACTAGTAGAAGTTTCCAGACTGTTgttaaaaacatactttaaaaaaatcatcagtctCCCAGAACATTCACACTCCAACCTGATGTACAATGCTACACTGATATAGGCTGATAACTGAGAAAGAAAGGCAACGAGCATTGATATTGCTGACAGTATATCAGACTGGCAGTGTTTAAGGGTTAGGACTAGGGtatggaaaaatgtaaatttgttaATAACAGCTGCTTTGAAATGTCTCCATGAAATCCATCTCATTTTGTGACTGATACAAATTTTTCAGTacagctttttgtttcattttttagaaagagagcataagtgtGCCTGTGGGGTGGGgcacagggaaggagagagagaaaaacctgaggtgggacttgatctcacaaccctacaaccctgagatcataacctgagccaaaatcaagactcgaATGCTtgatcaactaagccacccaggtgcctgttcAGTGTAGATTTGagtggatttcattttatttgtttgctgaAAGTAATACACTTCTACTTTTGAAGGTCTGAGAGTGTGCTACTTTTGtaagattaaatttattttgcctGTGTTTGATTCTAAGCATTCATCAAATTATAGTGCCTCCCTGATGAATTATGATGACAAAACTGAATACTATTAAAACTGAAATACCCCTAAAAGGTCTTTGGCTATAATCCTTTCCTTTATAAGGATAGGGGAAATGAGACTCAAGGAGGTAAATCAACATACCCCAGCTCAGAGAGTTGGCAAGTGGCAGAACTGTGTCtaaacaaaagcttttaaatTGTGTTCCTCCACTAAGCATAAGCATGCACTTTCCTCAGGGCTACGTGCTTCATCTCCAGAATGGgtaaaaaatgaacacaaaatattAGGAGGATTgcttgaacaaatgaatgaatgaagattcAGAATGGTGACAAATTTATGAATCCTAGCTGGAAAAAGTTGGCCAGCTCATGTGACCCATTTGTACTTCACTGtcatcatatgtaaaatgaggatgataccCATTTGTACTTCACTGtcatcatatgtaaaatgaggatgataccGGTAAATATGagaatagaagaatagaagaaTGAGAATGCATATGTAGCCCTTGGGGCACTGTCAGCCACCTAAACTCAGCAGCTATTCTAATTGCTATTGGTTATAGCATTATATCAGTGAGATGGTAGAATGTAATGATGTGTGATATTCAAATACTGGGGCTTGGGGTTTttgtctttgagagagagagagagagagagagagagagagagagagcaggggcagggaagggcagagtgtTAGACTCCATGTCCAGCGTtcaagcctgatgcagggctcagtctcacgaccctgagatcatgaccagagccgaaatcaagagtcagaagcttaactgactgagccacccaggcgccccacaaatgGTGTGTTTTtagtaggaaagaaagagaaagaaagagaaagaaagaaagaaaga
This window harbors:
- the EREG gene encoding proepiregulin yields the protein MEPRGAGRAPALLLSLGFHLLQAVLSTTVIPSCMPGESEDNCTALVQIEDNPRVAQVSIIKCGSDMNGYCLHGQCIYLVDMSQTYCRCEVGYTGVRCEHFYLTVQQPLSKEYVALTVILIILFLIIVAGSLYYFCRWYRNRKSKEPKQEYKRVTSGDPALPQV